TCATCCTGCCTCGGAACTGAAAAGGAAGAAAACGAAGGCGAAGGGATCTGTTTCTTAATTTTTAACCATTATTGTTTCGTTTTTTGTTATAACTCTCCAAGCTGCTACGGGCAGGAGGCTGGTTCGCCGTGGTTGCGCGCTTAGTGCCCCTAgcgcaagattttttttttgttttattttgcagcgGGGAATCGAGGTGGCAGCGATGTTGGAACAAGTGAAACGGGCAAAAACCTAAAGCAGGTTGATCTACGAGCCAGCaactcgcctccccccccccgctcctgcgCGGCTTGCTGTGGTTTTGATTAACCTCTGGTAAGTTGATTGCTTCACTTGGAGAGAAAATAGCTACAGAGCTTTCGGAGCTGATCCTTTTTAAAATTTGGGTTgtgtggcttttttatttttttggcgtCGAATTTTAaggcatgggagttgtaggcaggaGAATGCGATTTACAGAAATGACTGGATTTGCTCCTTCTTCCTTGTTGTGCTCTCCCTGAAGAATTATAGTgatctgggttttttgtgtgtttgtgttgttttttttaaagagacccTCCAAGATgttgaaataaaaaaacattttgacctgaaggatttttttttaaaaaaattaaaaataattttattttttgtgaagGGCAGTTTTCTTAAAGGAGTAAAAAGTAGAAGTGGCTATCTATATAAACATGGCAAAGAATTCTGTGGAAGGGTCCAAGGAAGACCTGAGCAAAGTGACGGAAGAGGACATGTTGAGGTGCAGCAAGGAAGAGCTGGTGAAGAGGCTGAAGAAACTGGAGAGCGAAAAGATGAACTTGATGGTGGAGCATGGCAACTTGATCAAGGACGTGAACCAGAGGCTCCAGATTCACTTGCACGAGATCAGGGGGCTGAAGGAAGTGAACCAAAAGCTCCAGGACGACAACCACGAACTGAGGGAGCTCTGCTGCTTCCTGGACGACGACCGGCAGAAGGGGAAAAAGCTGTCCAGGGAATGGCAGAGGTTCGGGAGGCACACGGCCGGCGTGATGTGGAAGGAGGTGGGGATGTACCAGCAGAAGCTGAAGGAGCTGGAAGCCAAGCAGGACTCCCTCATGAGGGAGAACATGGAGCTGAAGGAGATTGTCCTGATGTTGGACGAAGAGAGGAACGGAGCGGGCTCTCGGAGTTCGATAGACAGCCAAGCCAGCCTCACCAACCTGAACGGGGGCTCTGGAACCAGGGATGTTGGAGATGGGAGCAGTACCTCTAGCACTGGCAGCGCAGGGAGCCCAGACCATCACCACCATCTTCACCATCACAAGCCTGTTGAGAACAAGGCCGGAGCTATCCGGAGGTCGATGGATGACCTCTCGGCACCGCTTCACCACCGGAGCATCCCTAATGGACTGAATGGTAAGTTTTATTTAAATccacttatttctctctctctctgtctccattGGAAATAGCAAGAAGCTTAGAGATCAGTCCAAGGGGGAACCCACATGTGGGATTTTGGCTTTGTCTGAGGCCTGTTGATCCTGTCTTGCAACCTGACACTTGTCCTCCTGACTTACAACTCGCTTAACAGAAGTCACCCTACGGGTTAAAGTTAACCCGTAATAACAGCCCAGCCATGCTAGCAATTTGGGTGGTTAaggaccccccacacacacatttttcagcGCATGCTTTTTGGGAGAGTATA
The nucleotide sequence above comes from Zootoca vivipara chromosome 1, rZooViv1.1, whole genome shotgun sequence. Encoded proteins:
- the CCDC85C gene encoding coiled-coil domain-containing protein 85C isoform X1 encodes the protein MAKNSVEGSKEDLSKVTEEDMLRCSKEELVKRLKKLESEKMNLMVEHGNLIKDVNQRLQIHLHEIRGLKEVNQKLQDDNHELRELCCFLDDDRQKGKKLSREWQRFGRHTAGVMWKEVGMYQQKLKELEAKQDSLMRENMELKEIVLMLDEERNGAGSRSSIDSQASLTNLNGGSGTRDVGDGSSTSSTGSAGSPDHHHHLHHHKPVENKAGAIRRSMDDLSAPLHHRSIPNGLNDSSSNYIRQLETKVKLLEDDNKLLSQLAGHNGSPRNLIKQSSSGDLRTLRKGLSPYHSETQLSSLPQYQDAMQNGPVRMAPDLAASPAVGYVSINQKPEAVVHAMKVLEVHENLDRQIQENYEEDLSEKEKAIVREMCNVVWRKLGDAASSKPSIRQHLSGNQFKGPL
- the CCDC85C gene encoding coiled-coil domain-containing protein 85C isoform X2, which codes for MAKNSVEGSKEDLSKVTEEDMLRCSKEELVKRLKKLESEKMNLMVEHGNLIKDVNQRLQIHLHEIRGLKEVNQKLQDDNHELRELCCFLDDDRQKGKKLSREWQRFGRHTAGVMWKEVGMYQQKLKELEAKQDSLMRENMELKEIVLMLDEERNGAGSRSSIDSQASLTNLNGGSGTRDVGDGSSTSSTGSAGSPDHHHHLHHHKPVENKAGAIRRSMDDLSAPLHHRSIPNGLNDSSSNYIRQLETKVKLLEDDNKLLSQQSSSGDLRTLRKGLSPYHSETQLSSLPQYQDAMQNGPVRMAPDLAASPAVGYVSINQKPEAVVHAMKVLEVHENLDRQIQENYEEDLSEKEKAIVREMCNVVWRKLGDAASSKPSIRQHLSGNQFKGPL